The Halosimplex litoreum genome has a window encoding:
- a CDS encoding carbohydrate ABC transporter permease, with translation MATSDEHGRGRVRAAAVAPANWTERLSEQGFAYVLLVPTLLLVATMALWPLISTFEMSLRADALFSAEYVGEFVGIENYVELLTGERNAILGSPFLDFAQPFGSALTVTLIYVAIAVTLETIIGFGQALVLDQSFRGRRWVRVAILIPWAVPIAIQGLIFWLFFQPGIGVGTDVMQSLGVFSANPLINTTDTLIIVIVADVWKTSAFMALLILAGLQSVDRSLYDVAKVAGASKIQQFRYITFPLVLPALLVALLFRTIQSMRVYGIIETTGGCSTLPSLTCLVVSTFRSGRYATSAAVAFITAGIVALVALVYIVKFADLEVGA, from the coding sequence ATGGCGACCAGTGACGAACACGGTCGTGGCCGCGTGCGGGCGGCGGCGGTCGCGCCGGCCAACTGGACCGAACGCCTCTCCGAGCAGGGGTTCGCGTACGTCCTGCTGGTCCCGACGCTGTTGCTCGTCGCGACGATGGCCCTGTGGCCGTTGATCAGTACCTTCGAGATGTCGCTGCGCGCCGACGCCCTCTTTTCGGCGGAGTACGTCGGGGAGTTCGTCGGGATCGAGAACTACGTCGAGTTGCTGACCGGCGAGCGCAACGCCATCCTCGGCAGCCCGTTCCTCGACTTCGCCCAGCCGTTCGGGAGCGCGCTGACGGTGACGCTCATTTACGTCGCCATCGCGGTCACCCTGGAGACGATCATCGGCTTCGGCCAGGCGCTCGTCTTGGACCAGAGCTTCCGCGGGCGCCGGTGGGTCCGCGTCGCCATCCTCATCCCGTGGGCCGTGCCCATCGCCATCCAGGGGTTGATCTTCTGGCTGTTCTTCCAGCCCGGGATCGGCGTCGGGACGGACGTGATGCAGAGTCTGGGCGTGTTCTCGGCGAACCCGCTGATCAACACCACGGACACGCTGATCATCGTCATCGTCGCCGACGTGTGGAAGACCTCGGCGTTCATGGCGCTGCTCATCCTCGCGGGCCTCCAGAGCGTCGACCGCAGCCTCTACGACGTGGCGAAAGTCGCCGGCGCCTCGAAGATACAGCAGTTCCGCTACATCACCTTCCCGCTCGTCCTGCCGGCGCTGCTCGTAGCACTGCTCTTTCGCACCATCCAGTCGATGCGCGTCTACGGCATCATCGAGACGACCGGCGGCTGTTCGACCCTGCCGTCGCTGACCTGTCTGGTCGTCTCGACGTTCCGGTCGGGCCGGTACGCCACCTCCGCTGCCGTCGCGTTCATCACTGCCGGCATCGTCGCGCTGGTCGCGCTGGTGTACATCGTCAAGTTCGCCGACCTGGAGGTAGGTGCCTGA
- a CDS encoding carbohydrate ABC transporter permease, whose amino-acid sequence MATETADDQRSDDGPIARRARAAIRNPGDAYQFLFYVVTGFFLVTTLFPFYWLLVLALTPGDRMTDIGLLPNGFNPASFVEMFQRLPFHVYMFNSIVIALTTTLIVLLVASFAGYAFGRLQFRGKTALLLVLLAISYFPPAAFILPLFQFFTGNVEILTLPAVGTISSPNWFNTPGAMVTPFSALFLPLSIFILTTFYSQIPDGLEDAARVEGATRIGALFRVIIPLSAPGVATAGVLTFIGVYNEFFISFLMTDGQAQNWAPIVWGVVNYQGQYQAFYNLMAAASIVGVLPVVILVVIAQERIVSGLTAGALKE is encoded by the coding sequence ATGGCCACCGAAACCGCCGACGACCAACGGAGCGACGACGGCCCCATCGCCCGCCGCGCCCGGGCGGCCATCCGCAACCCCGGCGACGCCTACCAGTTCCTCTTCTACGTCGTCACCGGCTTCTTCCTCGTGACGACGCTGTTTCCCTTCTACTGGCTGCTCGTACTGGCGCTCACCCCGGGCGACCGGATGACCGACATCGGCCTGCTGCCCAACGGGTTCAACCCCGCCTCGTTCGTCGAGATGTTCCAGCGGCTGCCCTTTCACGTCTACATGTTCAACAGCATCGTCATCGCGCTGACGACGACGCTCATCGTCCTGCTGGTCGCCAGCTTCGCCGGCTACGCGTTCGGCCGCCTGCAGTTCCGCGGGAAGACCGCCCTGTTGCTCGTCCTACTCGCTATCTCCTACTTCCCGCCGGCCGCGTTCATCCTCCCGCTGTTCCAGTTTTTCACCGGCAACGTCGAGATCCTCACGCTGCCCGCCGTCGGGACGATATCGAGCCCGAACTGGTTCAACACCCCCGGCGCGATGGTCACCCCCTTCAGCGCCCTGTTTCTTCCACTCTCCATCTTCATCCTCACCACGTTCTACAGCCAGATCCCCGACGGGCTGGAGGACGCCGCCCGCGTCGAGGGCGCGACGCGGATCGGCGCGCTGTTCAGAGTGATCATCCCGCTGTCGGCGCCCGGCGTCGCGACCGCCGGTGTCCTCACCTTCATCGGCGTCTACAACGAGTTCTTCATCTCCTTCCTGATGACCGACGGCCAGGCCCAGAATTGGGCACCCATCGTCTGGGGGGTCGTCAACTACCAGGGCCAGTACCAGGCCTTCTACAACCTGATGGCGGCCGCGAGCATCGTCGGCGTCCTCCCCGTGGTGATCCTCGTCGTGATCGCCCAGGAGCGCATCGTCAGCGGGCTGACTGCCGGAGCACTCAAGGAGTAA
- a CDS encoding ABC transporter ATP-binding protein yields the protein MGEVKLEHVTKRYADVTAVDDMNLDIRDGEFVTLVGPSGCGKSTTLETMAGLTIPSEGTITIAGEDVTTRPPKDRDIAMVFQNIALFPHMDVHDNMSFGLRLRDFDGDEIDRRVERAAEILQIESLVDRMPDELSGGQRQRVAIGRAIVREPAVFLMDEPLANLDAKLRVHMRTELQRLHKELDTTIVYVTHDQAEAMTMSDRIAVMNEGHLQQIAPPLVCYDEPANLFVAGFIGSPSMNFVEGTVGAGAITTPGFDLDFEPGQVPELAAGDDVTVGVRPEDVYPVENAGELANPTRPIRARTDVLEPMGDEIFVYLVLRGEDASGAQAATTDTASARGSDELLMSVEPDSDLAGDEDIEVVLDRRKIHVFDTETGDAVCHDILRSEAMGGEPAGPAGGS from the coding sequence ATGGGAGAAGTCAAACTGGAACACGTCACGAAACGCTACGCGGACGTCACCGCGGTCGACGACATGAACCTCGACATCAGGGACGGCGAGTTCGTCACGCTCGTCGGTCCGTCGGGGTGTGGCAAGTCGACCACGCTGGAGACCATGGCCGGCCTCACCATCCCCAGCGAGGGGACGATCACCATCGCCGGCGAAGACGTGACCACCCGTCCGCCGAAAGACCGGGACATCGCGATGGTCTTTCAAAATATCGCGCTGTTCCCCCACATGGACGTCCACGACAACATGAGCTTCGGGCTCCGCTTGCGCGATTTCGACGGCGACGAGATCGACCGTCGCGTCGAGCGCGCCGCCGAGATCCTCCAGATCGAGAGCCTCGTCGACCGGATGCCCGACGAGCTGTCGGGCGGCCAGCGCCAGCGCGTCGCCATCGGCCGCGCCATCGTCCGCGAGCCCGCCGTCTTCCTGATGGACGAGCCGCTGGCCAACCTCGACGCGAAGCTACGGGTCCACATGCGCACGGAGCTCCAGCGGCTGCACAAGGAACTGGACACGACCATCGTCTACGTCACCCACGACCAGGCCGAGGCGATGACGATGTCCGACCGCATCGCCGTGATGAACGAGGGCCACCTCCAGCAGATCGCGCCGCCGCTGGTCTGCTACGACGAACCGGCCAACCTGTTCGTCGCCGGCTTCATCGGGTCGCCCTCGATGAACTTCGTCGAGGGGACCGTCGGGGCCGGGGCGATCACGACGCCGGGTTTCGACCTGGACTTCGAGCCCGGGCAGGTACCCGAACTCGCCGCCGGCGACGACGTGACCGTCGGCGTCCGCCCCGAGGACGTCTACCCCGTCGAGAACGCGGGCGAACTCGCCAACCCGACGCGGCCCATTCGCGCCCGGACGGACGTGCTCGAACCGATGGGCGACGAGATCTTCGTCTACCTCGTCCTCCGCGGCGAGGACGCCAGCGGCGCCCAGGCCGCCACCACCGATACCGCCTCCGCACGGGGGAGCGACGAACTGCTGATGAGCGTCGAACCGGACAGCGACCTCGCCGGCGACGAGGACATCGAGGTCGTCCTCGACCGCCGGAAGATCCACGTCTTCGACACGGAGACCGGCGACGCCGTCTGCCACGACATCCTCCGCTCGGAGGCGATGGGCGGCGAACCCGCCGGCCCCGCTGGAGGGAGCTAG
- a CDS encoding rhomboid family intramembrane serine protease, translated as MSRSPTLTLVVAFVVVFALQRVVALLQIPFAFALAPPVGARPWTLVTSVYAHLSVGHLVANVAVLLLVGLYLERQTSRLRFHAFFLVTGALSGLAEIWVSDLVGPGVAVLGASGGIAGLVGYVLAGNRMSDTLLDRTPLSPRAQLGVFVVVAGAVTVVTAGPGVALVAHFTGLLIGLAAGRLHLLRPSGSV; from the coding sequence GTGTCCCGGAGTCCGACCCTGACGCTGGTCGTCGCCTTCGTCGTCGTCTTCGCCCTCCAGCGCGTCGTGGCACTGCTACAGATCCCCTTCGCGTTCGCGCTCGCACCGCCGGTCGGCGCTCGCCCGTGGACGCTGGTGACGAGCGTCTACGCCCACCTCTCGGTCGGCCACCTCGTCGCCAACGTCGCCGTCCTCCTGTTGGTCGGGCTGTATCTCGAACGACAGACATCGCGGCTGCGCTTTCACGCCTTCTTCCTCGTCACCGGGGCGCTGTCTGGCCTCGCCGAGATCTGGGTCAGCGACCTGGTCGGTCCCGGCGTCGCCGTGCTGGGCGCCAGCGGCGGCATCGCCGGGCTGGTCGGCTACGTGCTGGCGGGCAACCGCATGAGCGACACCCTGCTGGACAGGACGCCGCTGTCCCCGCGAGCGCAACTCGGCGTGTTCGTCGTCGTCGCCGGCGCCGTCACCGTCGTCACCGCCGGCCCCGGCGTCGCCTTGGTCGCCCACTTCACTGGACTACTGATCGGGCTGGCCGCGGGGCGGCTGCACCTGTTGCGGCCGTCCGGATCGGTGTGA
- a CDS encoding DUF2391 family protein yields MARAPKYKLADTAQQVVGGFLLAGPFVVTEEVWTLAEQMTWFHAAVTVAIVFAIGYGALYEADDDRDPDREAEVAGIPLRFLSLMLVSFGSVAVLALTLTAPTTFLTDPGITTAERTAVTARAVSVGAIFSVVGAATADSVF; encoded by the coding sequence ATGGCTCGGGCCCCTAAGTACAAGCTCGCCGACACCGCACAGCAGGTGGTCGGGGGGTTCCTGCTCGCGGGCCCGTTCGTCGTCACCGAGGAGGTGTGGACGCTCGCGGAGCAGATGACCTGGTTCCACGCCGCCGTGACCGTCGCCATCGTCTTCGCCATCGGCTACGGCGCCCTCTACGAGGCCGACGACGACCGCGACCCCGACCGCGAGGCCGAGGTGGCCGGGATCCCGCTGCGCTTTCTCTCGCTCATGCTGGTTTCGTTCGGCTCCGTCGCCGTCCTCGCGCTGACGCTGACCGCGCCGACGACGTTCCTCACCGACCCCGGCATCACGACCGCCGAGCGCACCGCCGTCACCGCCCGCGCCGTCAGCGTCGGCGCCATCTTCAGCGTCGTCGGCGCCGCCACCGCCGACTCCGTCTTCTGA